The proteins below come from a single Triticum aestivum cultivar Chinese Spring chromosome 5D, IWGSC CS RefSeq v2.1, whole genome shotgun sequence genomic window:
- the LOC123119202 gene encoding uncharacterized protein, with amino-acid sequence MDDDYKHTEPQLPILKKRQGSRRPATRRVVPAASSTLHVHLHAAASSPTNSTPLEAHGSCMEPLMVSEKSWRRACQHQARQCMAMEFQIEQFIFQFLGLQISAPEGHLQSYSLDPYVVLTHSYGLEGAFGYWVQPKGDGSSGYIQPVCMALA; translated from the exons ATGGATGACGATTACAAACACACAGAACCTCAACTGCCGATCCTAAAGAAGCGCCAAGGGTCCAGAAGACCGGCCACCAGGAGGGTAGTGCCGGCGGCGTCCAGCACTCTGCACGTCCATCTCCATGCTGCTGCTTCTTCCCCAACAAACTCCACTCCCCTGGAGGCTCACGGCAGCTGCATGGAGCCCCTGATGGTCTCTGAAAAATCATG GAGACGAGCTTGTCAGCATCAGGCCCGTCAGTGCATGGCTATGGAGTTTCAGATCGAACAATTCATATTTCAGTTCCTGGGCTTGCAAATCTCAGCCCCAGAAG gtcatcttcagagctacagcttggatccgtacgtggtccttactcactcctatggactcgagggagcctttggttactgggtgcaaccaaagGGAGATGGTAGCTCAggttatattcaaccggtttgtatggcgctcgcataa